The Chitinibacter bivalviorum genomic interval GTAGCTGTTTTTTTGCTATGGAAGGCAAGTCTGAATTGAGTGCATGCCATGGGCATAAAATACAGAGTGGGGCACAACTTCAAATCACGATTGTGAATACGCAATCAAGTTGTGTTTATTTGCTGCGTCGCTCTAATTGAAACAAATAGCGCTGGAGTAAAGTCTCATTTTGGTTACTGAGTTGAATGAATTGACAGCCTGTTCGGATGGTTTTGATGCCATTTTTTAATGTGATGTCACTTTGAGTGCGCACCAGTAAATCGCAATGAATGATGCCAATCGAAGGTAGTTCAATACGACAGCCATGCAGCGTTTCGCCTTCGATGAGTTCAATATCAGGGTTAAATCCAAGTAAACCCAGACCACCAATACTGATGTCAGTTAAGGCAATTGCGGCTTCATCCCCGTTTGGAGTGGGGATGAAGCAATTGGCGGGCAGAAAAACCGGTATTAAGAGCCTGTAGTTGTCGCGTCTTTGCATGGTGTCGATGTATTTCCTAGGGCATCAATGCCACATTAGAACAACAACTCTTTGATTTCACCTAGAGGTTGATTGTCGCCCCCTTCGCTGCTACCACCCAAGCCGAGTTCTGCATTGGTATTTGGGTATTCCTGCAAATAATACTCGGTGATTGGCCCGTTTTCAGTTTCCGTGGTTTTAGTGATGATGCCATCAGGAACTACTTTGGGTAGCTCTGGGATGTCTTTGAGTGCCGTACTCATAAAGTTGATCCAAACTGGCAAGGCCGCTGCACCGCCTGTTTCTCTTGCCCCCAATGAGCGAGGTTGGTCAAAGCCTATCCAGGTAATGGCCACCAGTTGTGGTGTAAAACCGGCAAACCAAGCGTCATATGCGTCGTTAGTTGTACCAGTTTTACCCGCCATATCATTTCTACCAAGCACCTTCGCTTTGGTTGCCGTCCCCATTTTAATGACATCCCCCATCATGCTGGTCATGATAAATGCATTTCGAGCGTCGAGCGTTCTTGGTGCATTTTGGCCAGCAATTTCAGGCTGGGTTTTGGCAATAATGTTGCCACGACTATCGGTGATGCGATCAACAAAATATGAGCGCACTCGGAATCCCGTGTTGGCAAAAACAGAATAACCTTCAGCCATTTGTAGCGGAGTAACGCTGCCAGCACCAAGCGCCATGGTGAGGTAGGGCGGGTGATTCTTCGGGTCAAATCCGAAGCGGGTTATGTGTTGCTGTGCGTAGTCAGTGCCAATGGCCTGCAAAATGCGAATTGAAACTAAGTTCTTTGACAAGGTTAGTGCTTTACGCACCGACATCATACCCGCGAACTTGCCATCGTAATTTTTCGGCTCCCAGCGTTGTCCGCCAACTTGTTCTGGGTCTATCACCAGCGGCGCATCGTTAATTTGAGTGGACGTGGTGACTCCACGTTCTAGTGCGGCTGAATAGATGAAAGGCTTGAAACTTGAACCAGGTTGACGCCATGCTTGGGTCACATGATTGAAGTTGTTCCGGTTGTAATCAAAGCCGCCAACCAACGCAATGATTGCACCTTGTTGCGGGTTCATCGCTACAAAAGCACCCTCTACTTGTGGTAGTTGTGAGATGACCCATCCTTGCTCTGATGCACGAACACGGATAATTGCACCGGGCCGAATTCGGTTGGCTGGCGCGTTTTTATCGGAAAGTGCAGAGCGAGCAAACTTCAATCCATCACCTTGGATAGTGATTTTCTCACCGCCTTTAATGTAGGCATTGACAGCTTTGGTGTCGCTAGAGATAACAACAGCAACTCTGAGGTCATCTGTTTCTTTGGTGTTGCTTAAAGCATCATCGAGCTGATCTTCGGAGCCAGAGGCGAGTAGTGATGGCTCAATAAAGCCTTCAGGCCCACGATAGCCGTGTCGTGTATCGTAGTCGATGAGACCTGTACGGAGTGATTCATAGGCCGCTTGTTGTTTTTTGCTATCAAGCGTGGTGTAAACCTGAAAACCCTGTGTGTAGATGGCATCTTTATAGCGCTCAAACATCATCTGGCGCACCATTTCCGCAACATATTCAGCATGTACGGGGAACTGTTGAGCAGAGCGTTTTACTTCCAGAGGAGCTACTTTGGCTGCTTCATATTCCGCAGTGGTAATTTTATTTAGCTCGTGCATGCGTCTTAAAACATAAAGCTGACGCAGTTTCGCCCTTTTTGGATTTACGACCGGATTGTAAGCCGACGGTGCTTTAGGCAGCCCCGCTAACATTGCCATTTCGGCAATCGTTAAGTTGGATATGTCTTTGCCATAATAGATTTGTGCTGCCGACGCAAAGCCATATGCTCTTTGACCCAAATAAATTTGATTGATATAGAGCTCTAAAATTTGATCTTTCGATAGATTGTGTTCAATTTTGAAAGATAAAAGTGCCTCAGTGAATTTGCGAGTGAATGTTTTTTCATTTGTGAGATAAAAATTCTTTGCTACCTGCATGGTAATTGTGCTGGCACCAGAATGAGCTTGCCCTGATATTACATTTCCTGCGATCGCACGTAATACGCCAATGTAATCAATGCCGCCATGCTCATAAAAACGCTCATCTTCAGCGGCTAATAGCGCGTTGATCATCTGTTGCGGCACTTTGTTGATTGGCGTGAATGCCCGCCGTTCTTCACCAAATTCCCCAATTAAAACGTTATCTTGCGTAAAAATGCGCAAAGGGACTTTGGGCTTATAATCAGTTAAAGCCTCCAATGATGGCAGCTTTGGGTACGTGACAGCTACAGCCAGCACAAAAAGAGCCGTAACGATTAAGCTGAGTAGTGAAAATATTGCAATAAACACCAAAAGTATTTTTTTTGTCATTGAGGTCGAGACTTCGGCTGAAATATTGTCTAAGGTGTTAATGTACGTGGATTATTTGTTTGTTGCAAAAACCGTTAGGTGTGACTAGCTTTCTTTACATGGGCTCTTGTACGCTGATAGCATTTTTGTGATTACATATAAGGGGACTATTGCGTTGAACCTCGATTTCCTGAAACCTGCAGCTCCACCCCTTATTGGGGTCGACATCAGTGCATCTGCTGTCAAAATGGTTGAGCTGAGCCAAACAGGGCGCAATTTTAGCTTAGACCGCTATGTAATTGAGCCTTTGCCAAAAGATGCTGTGACCGATAGCAATATTACCAATCCAGATGCAGTTGCTGAAGCTGTTCGCCGTGCCTGGAAGCAGATGGGCGGAAAAATCAAAAATGTGGCGATAGCATTGCCTGCCTCTGCGGTGATTACAAAAAAAATCCTCGTTGCAGCTGGAATGAATGAGCGTGATTTGGAAATGCAGGTTGAGACCGAAGCAAATCAATACATTCCATTCTCATTGGATGAAGTCAATCTAGACTTCCAAGTGTTGGGAGTCGCTCCAAATAGCCCCGATGAGGAAGAAGTTTTAATTGCTGCTGCGAAAAAGAATAAAGTAGATGAGCGTGTAGCTGCTATCGAAGAGGCAGGCCTTAAGGCTTCTGTATTGGACGTAGAGTCTTACGCGACACAAGCCGCATTCGAATTAATGCGCCCGCAGTTGCCTAATGGCGGTGATAATCAAATTGTTGCAGTGGTTGATATTGGTGCAACCGCTATGCACATGAATATCTTCAAGGATGGGCAGTCAATTTACAGCCGTGATCAAGGATATGCCGGCAATCAATTGACCCAAGAAATTCAGCGGAAATTCAATATGTCCTCAGAAGAAGCTGAGCAGGCGAAACGGCAGGGTGGTTTGCCAGATAATTATGAGCCAGATGTGTTGCAGCCGTTTATGGATACCATGGCTTTAGAAATTTCGCGTTCGCTCCAGTTCTTTTACACATCAAGTAACTACACAACCGTTGATCATATTTTATTGGCTGGTGGTTGTAGCGTGATTCATGGTCTTGATGAGGCCGTTTCAAGTCGAACTCAAGTTGCTAGTACGATGCGTGCCAATCCATTTTTTAGCATGTCTACGGGTAAGGTGCGTGGCAAACAAATTCAATTGGATGCCCCTTCACTGCTCATTGCGTGTGGTTTGGCCATGAGGAGGTTTGACCCAGCATGATTAGAATTAACTTACTCCCCCATCGTCAAGAAAAACGGATTGCTAGGCAACGTCGCTTCGTCGGTATGTTGGCTTTTTCGTTCTTGGTTGCTATAGCAATTTTGATTGCAGGGTATCTATTTTTAAGTTCAAAAATTGATACTCAAAATGAGAGAAATGAATTTCTGACGATCGAAAATGCCAAGCTCGATAAGGAAATTGCTGAAATTGAAAAGCTAAAAGCAGAGAAGCAGGCGTTGCTTGATCGTAAACAAATTGTTGAACGGTTGCAGTCTAATCGAACTGAAATTGTCCATCTAATGGATCAGTTGACTAGACAAGTTCCTGAGGGTGTTTATCTGAAAGATGTTAAGCAAACCGCTGATTTGGTTGTAATAAATGGTTATGCTCAGTCTAATGCCCGAGTTTCTACTCTGATGCGTAACTTGAATGATTCCGCTATTTTTGAGCAGCCGCTATTGATTGAAGTGAAATCAGCAAATGTTGGTAATCAACGGTTGTCTGATTTTATTCTGAATGTAAAGGTGACTCGTGCCGTTGAAAATGCATCAGGTGTAGCCGCTCAACCCAACGTTGCTAAGGGGAAATAGTAATGACATTGGATGAGCTTAAGAATTTAGACCCAAAAGATGCCGGCAATTGGCCAATACCCGTACAGTTAGGTGCAATGGCATTGTTGGCCGCTCTTGTAATTGGCATTGGGCATTATTATGTTTGGCAGCCACAACTCGATGAGTTAGAGGTGGGGCGACAAAAGGAAGAGCAATTAAAACAGGACTTTTTAGAAAAGAAAAAGCGCGCAATTAACCTTGAAGCTTATCGTCAGCAATTACTTGAAATTCAGCAATCTTTTGGTGCGTTGCTTAAGCAATTGCCAAATAAATCTGAAATGGAAACATTGCTGACCGAAATTAACCAGGCTGGCGTTGGTCGTGGTCTTTTGTTTGAACTCTTTAAGCCTGGTGTAGAGCTAAAAACGGCGGAGTTCGCCGAAATGCCAATTAGCATCAAAGTGACAGGTTCGTATCATGACCTCGCAGCTTTTGTGAGTGATGTAGCACAGCTGTCTCGAATTGTGACCTTGAGTGACATTAAGTTGTCTGTACCTAAAGACCCATCTATGTTGACAATGGAAGCCACAATTAAGACTTATCGAGCACTCGATGATGCAGAGTTACAGGCAATCCGACAGGCTGAGCTTGAGGCTCGTAAGAAAAAAAGACAGTAAGGCTCTATCGGGAGATAAATAATGAAAAGATGGATCTTACTGGGGCTAATTACTACCTCTTTAAGCGGATGCTTTGGGGATAAAAATAGTGATTTAAAGGCTTGGATGCAAGAACAATCCGAGGGTTTGCGTGGTCGTGTAGAGCCACTGCCTGAGGTAAAGCCTTATGAGCCTTTTACTTATAACGCATTCGATTTGCCTGATCCTTTTAAGCCCAGCAAAATGGAACTGGCTAAGAAAGGCTCGGGTGGTGGCATTGCGCCAAATACAAATCGCGTTAAAGAAATACTTGAAAGCTACGATCTTGAGAAGTTACGCATGGTTGGGACCTTGCAGCAAGGTAAAATCATTCAGGCCTTGGTAAAGGCACCTGACGGTAATTTGTATCGAGTTAAATTAGGTAGCTATATGGGGCAAAATTTCGGCATGGTTACAAAAGTGACCGAAACTGAGATTTCCCTTAAGGAAATTGTAGAAGATAGTGGTGGCGATTGGGTTGAACGTACAACAACCCTTAGTCTGGATGACTCGGAGCAGAAAAAATGAAGATGACTAAAATACTGAGCTGTTTAACTCAGACCGCTTTCTTGCTGATTGCTCCTTTTGCCCTAGCTGCAGAAATGGCAAGCATCACTTCAATTGATGTGAGTAATGTCAGCGCAGAAAAACAGGTTGTGAAAGTGACCTTTAACGGTGCACCTCCAACACCTACTAGCTTCTCCGTAAATACGCCGCCTCGTATTGCTTTTGATTTTGCCAATACCACTAATCAAGCGGGAAAAAGTTCGGTTCAAGTGAATGGTGCATCATTACGAATGATTAATGTTGCAGAAGGGACGGGTCGCACGCGCTTAGTGTTTAATCTGCAAAAGCCTGCTTCGTATGAAACTACAGTTGAAAATAATTCCTTATTAATTTCAATTGATGGCGCTAGTACTGCATCGGTAAACAAAAATAGTGCCCCTACACGTACTAATGCGCAATTTGCTGAGTCCAAACAGACGGGTAAACGTGAAGGAATTCAGGATATTGATTTCCGGCGCGGTTCAGCAGGTGAAGGTAAAGTTGTTATCGATTTATCTAGCTCAAATGTTGGAATTGATATTCGTCAGCAAGGCAAAAAACTCCTTGTCGAGTTTTCGAAAGCCTCACTGCCAAAGAATCTTGAACGTAGTTTAGATGTTGCTGATTTCGGTACGCCTATTCAGAAAGTAGATACCTTTAGTCAGGGCGATACGATCAAAATGCTGATCGAGCCGAAAGGTAACTGGGAGTATTCGGCGTATCAAACCGAAAATCGCTTTGTTGTGGAAGTGCGAGATGCTGCTGATGGGAAAGGTAAAGCATCACTTGCAAAACAAAACTATAAAGGCGAGAAGCTATCTCTCAATTTCCAAAGTGTGGAAATTCGAACAGTATTGCAAGTGATTGCCGAGTTTACGGGCTTGAATATTATTACTAGTGACACTGTGAATGGTGCTTTGACGCTACGCCTTAAAGATGTTCCTTGGGATCAAGCTTTAGACATTATTTTGCAAGCAAAAGGTTTGGATCAGCGCAAATCTGGAAATGTACTTTGGATTGCGCCAAGAGATGAATTGGCCGCAAAAGAAACGGCAGAACTTGAGGCTAAGAAAAAGATCTCCGGTTTGGAGCCTACCCGCACTGAATATTTCTTACTGAAGTATGCTAAAGCCATAGATGCACAGAAATTACTTTCTGAGGGTAAAGGCAAAGATGCTTCAACCTCCTTGCTATCTGAGCGCGGGACTGTCGCTAGTGATTTACGGACTAACCAAATTATTGTGCAAGACATCCCTTCAAAACTGGAGCAGGTGCGTGAATTATTAAGCAAAATCGACGTTCCAGTTCGTCAAGTGATGATCGAGGCCCGCATCGTTGAGGCTGAGGATGGATTTACTAAGAACTTAGGTGTCAAATGGAATGGTTTGTATGCCAATAAAAATGCAGGTGTTGCTGGTGGTTTAACAACCAAAGAGTATGGCACGACAAATACATTTACTGGCCCTGCTTTGGATGGTTCGAAACCCTCGGTTAATTTGCCTGCGGCAGCAATCGGTGGCTTTAATCCTGGTTCAATTGCGCTGCTGCTTGCTGGTTCTGATGGCTTGTTGGGGCTGGAACTCTCTGCTCTAGAGCAGGATGGTAAAGGCAAGATTGTCTCTAGCCCACGCTTGGTAACTGCCGATCAAGTCGAAGCAGTGATCGAGGATGGTCAGGAAATTCCATACTCAGAGTCATCTCAGAATGGTGCAACATCTGTTTCATTCAAGAAAGCAACGCTATCACTGAAAGTAACGCCACAAATTACGCCTGATGGCAGTGTATTTATGGATGTTGCTGTGAATAAAGATAGTCGTGGTGAGGCGACACTAAGTGGCCCTGCCATTAATACCAAGCAAATCAAGACTAAAGTACTGGTTGAAAACGGTGGAACAGTGGTGATTGGTGGCATCTATATTGAAGATACCACTAATACCGTGACACAAATTCCATTGCTCGGCGATATTCCTGTAATGGGTAATTTGTTCAAAAATCGCACTTCTGTTAAAGCTAAGCGTGAATTGTTGATTTTCCTGACCCCTCGTGTATTGCAGTCAGATTTGACTTTGCGTTAAAACTCAAAGCTTGGCGATAGATCATCGCTAAGCTTTGTAGAATCAAGTAAAATGCCTGGTATGAAAATGCCAGGCAATTTTTTTTTAGTCGGCCTAATGGGGGCCGGCAAGACCACAGTTGGGCGCGCGCTAGCAAAAGCCGCAAGCAAAACTTTCTATGACTCAGATCATGAAATTGAAGCTAGAACCGGTGCCCGTATCCCCACCATATTTGAATTAGAGGGGGAGGTCGGTTTTCGTCAACGCGAAGCGGAAGCCATAGCTGACCTCACGCAGCTGAAAAATATCGTCTTAGCAACAGGCGGTGGAGCTGTGCTCCATCCGGCTAATCGAGCGCATTTACGGCGAAATGGCTACGTGATTTATCTATGCGCGAGCCCAGAAGAGCTTTATAAGCGCACCTGCCACGATAAAAATCGCCCTTTACTTCAAACTGCAGATCCAAAGGCTCGCCTCGCCGAGCTTTACGCCATACGTGATCCTTTGTATCGTGAAGTGGCCGATCTAGTCATGGATACTAGCCAGCAGAGCGTGAATTCCTTGCTGCAACTACTGCTAAAAGAATTGGAAAGAAAAACATGACCCGTGTTGTTCGTGTAGACATTGCACATGCTCCTTATGATATTTTGATCGGCAAAAATTTATTGTCAGTTGCCGATCGAATTAGCTCTCTCTTGCCGCAGCCTCGTGTTGCTATTGTTAGTAATACAACGGTTGCTCCCTTGTATATGCAGCCCTTAGTGGCGTCTCTAGAGGCGCAAGGGATTGTTTGCCAGCAAATTATCCTACCCGATGGCGAAAAGTATAAAACTTGGGAGTCGCTAAATCTGATCATGGATGCATTGCTAACCGAGCGAGCGGAGCGTAAAACTACGCTGATTGCCCTGGGTGGTGGTGTTATTGGTGATATGACTGGTTTTGCAGCTGCGATTTACCAGCGCGGCGTGCCGTTTATTCAAATCCCTACTACATTATTGGCTCAGGTTGACTCATCAGTTGGCGGTAAAACAGCTATCAATCATCCTTTGGGTAAGAATATGATTGGTGCTTTTTATCAGCCACGGTTAGTGCTGGCAGATATCGATAGCCTGTCTACCTTGCCTGATCGAGAGTTCTCGGCGGGGATGGCTGAAGTTATTAAATATGGTTTGATTGACGACCCGGAGTTCCTAGCTTGGCTGGAAGTTAATATGGATGGCTTGATGGCTCGCGATGAGGTCTTGCTGGCCGAAGCTATCGAGCGCTGCTGTCAAAACAAAGCTCGAATTGTCGCTGCGGATGAAAAAGAAACAGGCCAGCGTGCCCTGTTGAACCTAGGCCATACTTTTGGTCATGCCATTGAAGCGGGCATGGGCTATGGTGTTTGGTTGCATGGTGAAGCGGTCGCCGCTGGTATGGTGTTAGCGGCCTACGCATCACAAGCACTTGGGCATCTCATTACACAAGATGTTGAGCGCGTGATTGCGATCCTGAAAAAAACCAAACTGCCCGTGGTGTCACCTTCGCTCGGTGGCGCTGCTCGTTTTAAAGAGCTCATGGCGCAAGATAAAAAGGTGGATGCTGGCCGCATCAAGTTTATTTTGCTGCGCCAGCTGGGTGAGGCTTATATTGGCGAATTGCCAGAGTCAGCGATTGATTCGGCATTGTTAGCCGCTTGCGAAGCCGATAAATAATCTGCCAAAGTAATATCCAGAGCAGCTTTGGCCTTATCAAGCGGTAAGGACAGGCTGCTTTTTCCATCTGAGCTCAGCGGGCTCACTATCAGCTCAAATACCTGATGCAAGCGGATATTGTGCGCACTCCCCGCCAAAAACCATTCCCCATCACGGTTGGACTCTACCCAGTTTTGCCCTGCCATTTGCTCTAGCAATTGTTGGGTCGCATCAACGCCTAAACCCACTCGTTTGCGTAGTTCATTGATGTGCAAGATGTATGAGTACTGATGTGCGTACGCCAGCTCAGATAAAATTCGCATCGCCTGCTCAAATCGAGTGCCATGATGATCATCCCAGCGCCAGCCATCATTGTGCCAATACGATAGTGTGGCCGACATCACCGCGCCAGCGAGCACGATCACCCAGCATAGATACAGCCATAGCAGGAAAATCGGAAAGCTGGCAAACGCGCCGTAGACCAATTTATACGTGCCAAATTGTTTGATGTACTGGGCAAAGAGCAACTTCATCAATTCCAGCAATATTGAGGCAATCAGCGCCGCAGTAAATGCGTGGTTGCGCGGTACAAAGCAATTGGGAAGTACCAAATACAGCAAGCTGAGCGAGCCAAAAACTAAAAACCAAGGCCCAAGTTTGATAAATTCAACATCAAGCCCACCCGCAATACTGCCTGCTTGATTCGACAACCAGTTGGTCAGCGACAGGCTTAGCCCAATTAAAAGTGGCGCCAGTGTCAGTGTGGCCCAGTAGGTGAGGGTACGCGACAAGAGCTTGCGTTGGCGCTGCACACGCCAGATCGTGTTGAAGGTTTTTTCAATCGTGAGCATCAACAGCAAGGCCGTAGCTACCAAACCAATCATCCCGAAGGTGGTCAGGCGATCGGCATTTTCAGCAAATTGTCGCATATACACGCCAACCACTTTGCCAGCGGCATCGGGCACCAGATTGGTGATGATAAAACCACGAAATTTGCTGCTAATTTCATTGAACATCGGAAATGCGGAAATCACGGTCAGCGCAATCGTGAATAGTGGAACGACGGCCAGCAGCGTGGTATAGGTCAGGCTACCCGCGGTTTCAAGGCAGCGATCAGCCAGCAGTCGGCGACCTACAAAGCGGGCAAAGCCAATGATTCGGCGCCAAAGTGGCAAATCGGAAGTATCAGACATGGTCGTATGGAGAGGCTCGAATCCCTTTATAATAACGCAAACTTTGAAAGAGCCTGAGAATGACTGAAATATTGGTGTTGTATTACTCCACGCACGGCGCCACGCGGCAGATGGCGCAATTGATCGCGCGTGGTGTTGAATCGGTAGCGGGCGCCAGCGCACGGCTGCGAACTGTGCCGCGAGTTTCGACGGTATGCGAAGCCACCGAGCCAGCCGTACCCGATGCTGGCGCGCCGTATGTAGAGCTCAAAGATTTGCAGGAATGTGCTGGTTTGGCCTTGGGTAGCCCTACTCGCTTTGGCAATATGGCTGCGCCGATGAAATATTTCTGGGATTCAACAATCGCCGAGTGGTTGCAAGGTACTTTGATTGGCAAGCCCGCCTGTGTGTTTACCAGCTCTGGTACTTTGCACGGTGGCAATGAATCAACATTGCTGACGATGATGTTGCCGTTGCTGCATCACGGCATGGTGATCGTCGGTACGCCTTATTCCGAGCAGGCCTTAATGTCGACGACCACGGGCGGTACGCCATACGGTCCAAGTCATTGGGCGGGAACGGAATCCAATCAACCTATTTCTGAAGCCGAGCGCCAGCTCTGCATCGCGCAAGGTAAGCGCATTGCGCAAATTGCGCTCAAACTGCAAGGGGGCGAAGCATGACACTAAGCCCGAAGCAACTCCCCATTTGGCAATGGACAACGGTGGTATGCGTACTAGGTATGGTATTGCTTACTATGCTATGGGAATTATGGCTTTCGCCGCTATACCCCGGTGGTTCATGGCTGGCGGCCAAAGCACTGATCATGCTGCTGCCACTGCGTGGCCTATTGCATGGCCGCCGCTACACCTTTCAGTGGTACACGATGTTTGTGCTGCTCTGGTTGCTCGAAGGTATTATGCGCGCCTATGCTGAAACTGGAATGGGGCGCTGGTTGGCTTGCCTGCAGGTGGCATTTGCGGTGATCAGCTACACCAGTGCTAATCTGTACGCCAAATATTCGCGCCCTAGCATTTTGGCCAACTATCAGGCCGAATAATAAATCACGTCGAATTAATCTCAATACAACTATATTGGCCGCATTCAGCGGCTATTTGAAAGACTTAGGAAATACGATGAACCAAGCCAAAATCAACGAATTATTGACCATCCTTGCTGATGGTAGCCTCGAAGCAGAAGATATTGCCGCAATGACCGCCGAAGTAGCCAAAGCGGCTGCCGATGCCGATGCTTATTTAGCCAATGATCCAGAGAGCCAATACAGTGCCGCAGCAGGTATGCCGTTGGCCGAATGGGTTTTGCTGGAGCAACTCGAAGGCGGGTTGATTTTCCGTGGTGACACCGTGGCGGATGTGTACGAGCAAATCACCGATGCATTTGGCGAAGATGAACTCGATCTGGCCGTGAGCGAGTTAATTAGTTTGAGCGAAGCCGACGCGATAATCAAAGTGGCAGAAGAATTAGCGCCGCTCTACACGCGAGTCAATTTCAGCAAGCCAATTGGTGGCGCCAAACTGCAAGTGGTGCTGGTGCGTACGGCCAAGTTCGAGCGATTTTTGGAGTTGGCCGGAGAACTTGGGGTTGCTGCGTTTTAAGCAAAAGTGCTCAACTACGCTTGCGAGTACTCAGAAGGAGTGGTTGCGGGCCGTGTTCGGCCATGAGCGGAAGTATTTATGCGCTTGCGCTTGCCAGAATGTGCGTCAGCAGCCTTTCTGATAGCAAACGACAGTAATTCGGTTGATGCGTTAGGCTTCAATGAGTGAGGCTTGCTTAATGGTTAGGGTGCCAAAAGTGGACGTAAGCGAATTACTTAATCAGGTCAAAGATTCAGAGTCTTTCTTAGTCTTTGTCCGTGCACTGGCCGCAGACCGAGCCGACTCTGTGATTAAAGTGAAGGCGAGTCCCAGCCACCCGCATGACTCCGATGGCAGGGAGAGCACGACGATTGAGTCATTCTTAAAGAGTGCAATAGCTTGGGCTGAAGATAGCAATTTCGGCCTCACCCAAGGATTGCCACAATCCAACCCATGGCGGCAATTCGCAGTTTTTCTGTATTGCGGCAAAATATATGAGTAAGTAGCTAACAAGTCATTCAGCCTGAAT includes:
- the aroB gene encoding 3-dehydroquinate synthase gives rise to the protein MTRVVRVDIAHAPYDILIGKNLLSVADRISSLLPQPRVAIVSNTTVAPLYMQPLVASLEAQGIVCQQIILPDGEKYKTWESLNLIMDALLTERAERKTTLIALGGGVIGDMTGFAAAIYQRGVPFIQIPTTLLAQVDSSVGGKTAINHPLGKNMIGAFYQPRLVLADIDSLSTLPDREFSAGMAEVIKYGLIDDPEFLAWLEVNMDGLMARDEVLLAEAIERCCQNKARIVAADEKETGQRALLNLGHTFGHAIEAGMGYGVWLHGEAVAAGMVLAAYASQALGHLITQDVERVIAILKKTKLPVVSPSLGGAARFKELMAQDKKVDAGRIKFILLRQLGEAYIGELPESAIDSALLAACEADK
- a CDS encoding YihY family inner membrane protein, which produces MSDTSDLPLWRRIIGFARFVGRRLLADRCLETAGSLTYTTLLAVVPLFTIALTVISAFPMFNEISSKFRGFIITNLVPDAAGKVVGVYMRQFAENADRLTTFGMIGLVATALLLMLTIEKTFNTIWRVQRQRKLLSRTLTYWATLTLAPLLIGLSLSLTNWLSNQAGSIAGGLDVEFIKLGPWFLVFGSLSLLYLVLPNCFVPRNHAFTAALIASILLELMKLLFAQYIKQFGTYKLVYGAFASFPIFLLWLYLCWVIVLAGAVMSATLSYWHNDGWRWDDHHGTRFEQAMRILSELAYAHQYSYILHINELRKRVGLGVDATQQLLEQMAGQNWVESNRDGEWFLAGSAHNIRLHQVFELIVSPLSSDGKSSLSLPLDKAKAALDITLADYLSASQAANNAESIADSGNSPI
- the wrbA gene encoding NAD(P)H:quinone oxidoreductase, whose protein sequence is MTEILVLYYSTHGATRQMAQLIARGVESVAGASARLRTVPRVSTVCEATEPAVPDAGAPYVELKDLQECAGLALGSPTRFGNMAAPMKYFWDSTIAEWLQGTLIGKPACVFTSSGTLHGGNESTLLTMMLPLLHHGMVIVGTPYSEQALMSTTTGGTPYGPSHWAGTESNQPISEAERQLCIAQGKRIAQIALKLQGGEA
- a CDS encoding DUF2069 domain-containing protein, producing the protein MTLSPKQLPIWQWTTVVCVLGMVLLTMLWELWLSPLYPGGSWLAAKALIMLLPLRGLLHGRRYTFQWYTMFVLLWLLEGIMRAYAETGMGRWLACLQVAFAVISYTSANLYAKYSRPSILANYQAE